In a genomic window of Veillonellales bacterium:
- the csrA gene encoding carbon storage regulator CsrA — protein MLALTRKTGERIVVGDNVVITIFDIKGDSVRLSIEAPKEVKVYRGELFDAIAAENKQAAVLNDLEGLAGIKRRDESGT, from the coding sequence CTTACTCGCAAGACCGGTGAACGGATTGTCGTCGGCGATAACGTGGTTATTACCATTTTCGATATCAAAGGCGATAGCGTCCGCTTGTCCATTGAAGCTCCCAAAGAAGTGAAAGTCTACCGCGGCGAACTCTTCGACGCCATCGCCGCCGAGAATAAGCAGGCCGCCGTCCTGAATGACCTGGAAGGACTGGCGGGGATTAAGAGACGGGATGAGAGCGGGACTTAG